The Setaria viridis chromosome 6, Setaria_viridis_v4.0, whole genome shotgun sequence genome includes the window GAGCAGCTGAGAAAGTGTTTCCTCCACTGGTCTGTTCAGCTTCTGTCAAGTTTCAGTCCATTGTTTTTTACAGAGAGTTTAACTTGATCGCTGATTGTTTTGCTTTCCCAATAACTATGTTAGTATTTTACTTAGCAATCTCCCTGACATGAGTTAATTGCGAAAGATCTTTATTTGTCAGCATGTTGCTTTGCATTTGAATCAATGGTGACCTGTATCAGGTGTTTGCACTTTTTTAATAGTCGTTATTTCCTTCAAATTTTATGTGCCTGTAGCATAGCACGGGCCATTACCTAGTGatgtaaaaagaagaaagtTGAAAGGACACAAGTAATTGCAACAGGTCCAGTTGGCCAGTACAGAGAGTCCACGTGTTTGTTGCGTGATCCTACAAATCattgagagagaaaaaaaaagatagaacaAAAGAAGAAACGACTATGCAATATATAGACATGAACATGAAAAATATTCCAGGATACTTTCCTATAAACAACCAGTATTATCCATACAATCTTTGTGGAACATATCTTTTAATAGAACAAGAACAGAAAGGAGTATTAAGAGTTGAGTGGCACAActaagggaaaaaggaaaaagcatTGCATTTTAGAACTTTACTAGAAGCATAAAGAAGATGCAGATTTTAGAGAATGTCAGCAGACCATCCTTGCCTCATTAATTATATCTAAATAAAAGGGAAGTAATCAATTCATATGATGAGTGCTGTTAAAGTTTACCTTGTGCAAAATGGTCTGAGACTCCGGATACCTTACAATGTACTGATGCTCCACCAAGGTCCTCAGCAGATATCTCCTCTCCTGTAGCAGCCTACAAATTTGCCACTTTAGACTTTAATACATGATTTAGGCGTTGGCCAAGATCTCATCATACACAAAATAAAACTGAACAAACAATATGGTTGCCAGAGAATACTGACCTTTACAAGTGGCGGACCGGCTAGAAATATAGTCCCATTTCCCTTAACTATTACACTCTCATCCGCCATTGCTGGAATATAAGCCCCACCAGCGGTGCAAGAACCTAAAACTAAGGCAATCTGAGGGATACCATCCGACGACATCTTAGCTTGATTGTAGAATATTCGACCAAAATTATCACGGTCAGGGAAAACTTCAGCCTGCCTGGGGAGATTAGCACCTCCACTGTCAACGAGATATATGCAAGGCAATTTACACTCAGAAGCAATTTCCTGTGCCCGCAGATGCTTTTTGACAGTAAGAGGATAGTATGTGCCCCCTTTTGTGGTTGGGTCATTGGCCACAAACATACATAATCGTCCGTGAACAGGTCCTATGCCAGTTATTATACCGGCTGATGGTAATGCTTCTTCATAAACATCTGAGCCTGCAAGCTGTATTGATGTAAATATTACCATCAGCACCAATACCAAGTCAACAAATTCGATCAGTAGTGTTCTCAGCCcttggaaggaaggagagaacGCAAACAACATGTGGGAGAAAATGGCAAACTGCATTCGGAAGGTGGCCTTGGAGGTGCTTGGAGTGACCAAAGGGGGTAGAGGCGTAGATAAAGATACTCAGTGGTGAAATGAGGAAGTCCAAAGGACtattaaggagaagaaagaatggTATAGGCGCTTGTTCCATGATAGGAGTGTGGACAACATAGAGAAGTACAAGGAGGCAAAGAAGATTGCGAAGCGAGCTATAAGTGTGGTTAAGGGTAGGGCATGTGAGGATCTTTACCAATGATTAGGCAcgaaggaaggagagaaggatATCTATAGGATGGCTAGGGTTCGTGAGAGAAAGACAAGGGACTTCAACCAAGTTAAGTGCATTAAGGATGAAATGGAGAACATCTTGGTAAAGGAGGATGAAATCAAACATAGATGGCAAGAGTATTTTGACAAATTGTTCAATTGTGAGAATGAGAACACAACCTTTCAGTTGGATGACTCTTTGGATGACACCAACAGGCACTTTGTGCAAAAGATCCAAGAAATTGAGGTCAAAGAGACGTTGGAAAGGAGGAAAAGTGGTAAGACGATAGGCCCGGATGGTATCCCAATTAAGGTGTGGAGATGCCTCGGGGATATAGCCATAGTATGGCTAACCAAGttgttcaaccatatttttcgGTCGAACAAGatgctggaggagtggaggagaagtatattggtaccaatatacaagaataagggagatattcaaagttgtactaattaccgaggaattaagttgatgagccatactatgaagctatgggagagagtcatcgagcatcgtttgagaaggataacGCGGGTCTCTAGGAACTAATTTGGTTTCTTACCTagaaggtcaaccatggaagctattttcttaataagacaagttatggaacggtatagggagaagaagaaggatctacacatggttttcattgacttggagaagACGTATGACAAAATACCAAGAAATGTTATGTGGTGGGCTTTGGACAAGCATAAAGTCCCAACGAAGTATGTTGGACTTATTAAGGATATGTACACcaatgttgtaactagagtTTGAACAAGTGATGGCGATGTGACACAGAAGACTTTTCGATTAAAATAGGATTGCATCAAGGGTCAACTTTGAGCCCTTATCTGtttgccttggtgatggatgaggtcACAAGGGACATACAAGGGGATATCCCTTGGTGTATGCTCTTCGCGGATGATATAGTGCTAGTTGATGGAAGTCGAGCAagagtaaataggaaactggagttgtggcgggagaccctagagtcaaaaggttttagactcagcagaattaaaactgaatatatgagatgtgactctagcactactacacatgaggagggagatgtcagtttggaaggccaagtagtgcccaggaaggatacatttcgatatttgggatcaatgctacaagCATCAAGGGAtgttgatgaggatgttagccatagaatcaaagcggggTGGATGAAGTAGCACCAAGCATCAAGAATTTTATAtgagggtaccattgaagctaaaagaCAAGTTTTATAGGATGACGATTAGACTtgcaatgttgtatggtgcagaatgttggcctaAAAAAGATGTCCAGATAAGTATTGAGGAAATGCGaatgttgcgttggatttgtggtcatatgagaagggatcgagtccgtAAGGAGGATAcacgtgataggttaggggtagcaccaattgaagaaaagcttatccaacaccggttgaaatggtttggacatgtcgaGCAGGTGCCtccggaggcaccggtgcgtagtggaaccaTAAGACGTGATAGTAacgtgaagagaggcagaggaagaccaaaattgacatgtgaagaggcaataaaagaagatttgaagggatggaatatatccaaagatttagccctagATAGAAGTGCTTGAAAaatagctattcatgtgcctgaACACTAATTTGTggttcttgttgggtttcaactctagtctatcccaacttgcttgggactaaaaggctatgttgttattgttgttgggactaaaaggctatgttgttattgttgttctCAGCCAAGTGGCAGAGGAGGATCATATGAATCGTAAACAACACCGTTAATCTTCCCAATCTCCCGAGCCCCGATCCCCAAATTTGTAGCATTAATTACTGACTAAGGCAAGCATATAGGCACACAGTTCACTTGACAATGTGGTGGCCCTGATGAACGCGAGGGGAAGGCGAGCGGACCTGCGAGAGCTCGAGGAAGGACGCTCCGGGGTCGAGCAGGCGGTCGATGCGGTCCCGCGGGAGCAgcttcccccgcgccgcgtTCCGCTTCACCGCCTCCGCGCCTCCCCCGCGCATCACCTGCAGAAGGGGGACAAAGTCTCCCCCTCTTCAATCAGGAGACGCGCGCGCACGAGGGGCCGGCGAAAGGAAAAGCTCAAGGACGGGACGGGCGGCACCTGGGAGATGCGGGCGCGCAGGTCGGCGAGCAgcccgccgacggcggcggcgttgcgcGCGTAGGCGTCGGAGCCCCGGTCGAGCGTGTCCGGGAGCACGGACGCGGAGGCGggcgccgcgcccccgccggccgccgccgccgctgacgagTGGTACGCGGCCGCCAAAGCCGGGGCGCCGCGCGGGAGCaggtgcagcagctgctgccgccgccccgcggcgaGCCGGCTGAGCATGTCTCTCCGCTCGCGTGGGTCGGCGGTTCCGTGGGAGGACCGACGAAGACGATGCTGTCACGGTGTTCGGTTTCGCTCGCGCTACCGCCGCTGGGCTGGAGTGTTCACTGCTCAGTTTCAGTGCCCCCTGCTGGCGCGCTGCTCGTGCACGCAAGTCGGGCGCGGATAATGGTCTGACTAGACGTCGCGCTGGGCACACGTCCCAGCCCAGGCGCGGATGATATTGATGACACCAACAGGATAAGCAGTGTCAGTCTGGCAGAGCAtgggagcggccggcggcatgGCCGCATGGGGACGATGAAGCAGAGGACCTTCGTCCTTCAGTAAGCACAATTGACTCTCACCCAGCAAGGCTTCATGCCTGCATATTATTTCCAATGGGTAAATCCCTGAACACTCAAAAACACAAATCTAGGCTATCTTGCGACCACGTGCTCCcttcattttaaattgtagatctttttaatttttaagCTAGACATAAGGGTGTTTGATagcatgtgctaaactttaacaatgtcacatcgaatggttgatgctaattaggagaactaaacatgagctaattataaaactaattgcagaaccatgtgctaattcgcgagacgaatctattaagcctaattaatctatttgcagaaccatgtgctaattcgtgagacgaatctgtcaagcctaattaatccatcattagcaaatggttactgtagcaccacattgtcaaatcatgggctaattaggcttaatagattcgtctcgtgaattacactccatctgtgcaattacttttgtaattagcctatatttaatactcctaattagcatcaaatatccgatgtgacgggtgttaaattttaacaccccgGAGCCAAACAGCCTGTATCTAAATGCAGAAATACTACAACGACTTTACAATTTAGGATGAATGGAGTACTATTTCCAACAAGCCTGAAAAATAGTGTCGAGCCACCACTTTGTGACATGGCCCATAGGCTTTACGAGGCACCACTCTGTTGAGAGGCCCATAAAAAAGAATGGACGCTGATGTAGGCCCCCATCATGGGCCACCAGGAAGTTCGAAAGCAGATAGATGGGATTCaggaaggaatttttttatttttttattttttattttacgattttgtaaaaataaataCCCGTGCAAAAAATTAGCAGATCTAGACCTACTGCTAGTTGAAACGACAGTAAGCAGGCACTGGCTGATACGGCAGTAGCAGTTTGAACCGGCGGTACGAATTGAAAAACCAGTGTGCATGGAAACCGGGGAGGCACGTCAGCACGTATGTGACACCGTGGCGCCCGAAGCGGTGGAAAATTGGCTACCGCTAGTTGAAATGGCAGGTGGCAAAAAACCGCCAGACGAAAAGGCGGAATGTTGTCAGCGCCTGGGCCCCACAATCCTTACCGCCGGATGAATTAGCGAGAGCACCTTCCGCCATTTGAAACTGCGAGAGCAGGGAAATCCCGTCGGACTAGTCGGCGGCAGGCTCCCCCCACTACAAAATGCGCACAGCCAGCTGGCAAAGGAAGCatttagaaaaaagagaaagatatggaggggaggggaggggaggggacatTGAAGTGAAGCTCTGCTGGATCTGCGCTTCGCTTCAGGTATTTTTTGAAATCTCGTAGTTAGTAGATGTAGTAGTATGTATAATTTGTAAATGGTGTAGCGTATTAGATCAAATCTAGGTGTACATATTAGACATAGATAAATATTAGTTAGTTGGTATAGTAGATTTAGGTTATTTAATTTTGGTAAAGTAAATTTAGTTTATTGATATATTTCAATAAATCTAAAATTAATATTGTTGGCAATGCACgagttataattttatatagcTATTCAGAATGTATGTATTTTTGTGgttagttaaaattaataatatTTAGTAATAATATTTCTTGATGTCGTGTATGTTGACAGGCATGTCCGAtagtttatttttccaagtgttctaaggtccgggggaggttagatatggtccggAAGAGGTGGATCTGTCTAAATTTAAGTCGTTCTGCAAACAAGTAtggagagcaagagagaggacttggggaTCAGTATGCAACTGGCTATTTAAGGCTTTCGAGCTTGATAGAGACCAAGTTGGGTTGTCTGTCATGTCTGTAGTGAGATTTCGACCTGACATAATATTTTAGGAGTTGATgccgcttgaaggaacccagaACTGGAGGACCTATGTAAATACTGCTACTGAGCGTGGTTTGCTGCTcatattgtttgttgaagtgttcCAGAAGATTGGGTCTAGCAGTCAGTTTCAAGAAGAAGTCGATGGTGGGGAAGTTAGAGCCGAGGAAGGTTTGGAGATTACCGATGGGCAAATTGAAGAAGATACTGAACATGGGGTAGAAGAAGCAGATGCAGAGAATGAAGAGGCACCTCGTGAACCAAATAGCGAGGCTTATGAGGGGGAACACATCCCTAGGTTAGTTGAGCAagtagagagggagggagaagaggaccttcgtgccatggatgatgactcgtcggatgaggatgatgctaaTCATGTCCCGCGGAACTAGTCAAGTTATGACCATTCGAACCTAACAGTAAATGAAGGGGAAAATGTCCCTTGGAAGTACAGGAAGAATGAGGTCTGTGTCGGTGCATTGTACCCTActggggatgaggtgaaggcagctATAAAGCGATGGTCAACTTTATCTTTGCAACGACAGTTTAGGGTGGTGAAGAGTAGCCCGACAATAtatgatgtgtgttgtgtcAAAAAGTAATTGCCCTTTTAGGATGCATGCATACAAGGGcaagtggaaggattactgggaggtgagTAGATTGGTGGAGCACAAATGCgtgctggatgaattggaagcaCAACATCGCAACCTCACTattgattttgttgctcaatacatgtatcctcagatagtcGAGAATCCTAGCTATGAGCCCAAATCGATTATTTATGCCAtcgaggagaagttcaagtacaaaatTAGCTACAACAAGGCTTACTGAGCGAAGTAGAAGACGTTAGAGATGAGGTGGGGTACATACGAAGCATCATATGATAACCTCCCTGCTCTGTTGCACACCATATCCCAGAGGAATCTAGGAAGCTACTATGATCTGAAAGCCTATCCCTGTGCTCAGAATCCAAGCAAACACGTTTTGCAGTGCTCATTCTTGGCCTTGGGGCCTTGCATTGAGGATTTTCAGTGTTGTCGCCCGGTCATTTCCATTGATGGTACGTTTTTAACTGGTaggtataaaggcacaatcCTGATAGCTATTGGGTCCGACGGTAACAACCAAGTATTGCCGCTAGCGATCGCCTTTGTGGAGAAAGAGTCTGGAGATAGTTGGTATTGGTTCCTGGAAAGGGTTAAGAAGATAATTATGAAAGATGTACCGAACATTTGTGTcattcatgatcggcacaaaggcattctacaagcaatcgaagacaTGCAGAATGGCAACGTGGAACGTCACAGGACACCGCAGTGGCCaaacttgaagagtaggtggtgcatgaggcatatgggggcAAACTATAACACCCTGGGTTTTAAATTCAGGATTAGAAAATTCCATTAGTATATAATGAGCATCATGTCATTGCATCCATTTAAACTTCGTCAAATTgacatttattgttcaaatgcaACTTTGTGAAGCAACTTCAGTTTTTGCAATATAATTGTGGcttcttttattttaattaaataCTAGATTCCCAATGATGAATTTACAAAATTTTCCACAATATTTGGGTGATTCTTGCTAGTAATAAAACTTTAGTGAATTTTTAATTTTAACTGTTTTACTTTTCAAATTCTAGGCAATCCTTTTTAGGTTTGCAGTTGGTTCAAGCTCCTTTGAGTTccttgtgattttatcttttgAATGGAtttttttggggaatttttggtTAGCTACACCTTGCTCCAGGCCTACTCGtcaccttcttctccttcctcccatACCGCTTCTCTGCCACAAATGGCAGGGGCGAGCCCCACCCCGCCATGCTGCCGCCTGTCCACCGCCCGGCCTCTCGGTCAACACACATGCGCCGTTAGCACTCGTGTGCGTGTCGTACGCCACCGTCCCATCGCCAACCACTCCGCCGAGCCATGCCGCTGACGCCACGCCATGCCTCGCCTGCACTCGCACTGCTCGCGCCTCGTCACCACTGCTCAACTTCACCACACCACTACTTACCAGTGAACCGAAGACCACCGACGACGCTCGCGGCCTTATCTTCTTCCCAAGCAGCCG containing:
- the LOC117860506 gene encoding methylcrotonoyl-CoA carboxylase beta chain, mitochondrial, which produces MLSRLAAGRRQQLLHLLPRGAPALAAAYHSSAAAAAGGGAAPASASVLPDTLDRGSDAYARNAAAVGGLLADLRARISQVMRGGGAEAVKRNAARGKLLPRDRIDRLLDPGASFLELSQLAGSDVYEEALPSAGIITGIGPVHGRLCMFVANDPTTKGGTYYPLTVKKHLRAQEIASECKLPCIYLVDSGGANLPRQAEVFPDRDNFGRIFYNQAKMSSDGIPQIALVLGSCTAGGAYIPAMADESVIVKGNGTIFLAGPPLVKAATGEEISAEDLGGASVHCKVSGVSDHFAQDELHGLALGRNIVKNLHLAAKGTNIQSSACDYQEPLYDIEELRSIAPSDLKQSFDIRSVIARIVDGSEFDEFKKLYGTTLVTGFARICGQPVGIIGNNGILFTESALKGSHFIELCTQRHIPLIFLQNITGFMVGSKSEASGIAKAGAKMVMAVSCAKVPKITIIVGGSFGAGNYGMCGRAYSPNFLFLWPTARISVMGGIQAAGVLSQIEKNNKKRQGVEWTKDEEEAFKAKVAEAYDREASPYYATARLWDDGIIDPADTRRVLSLCLSAAAKPVPEDTKYGVFRM